Genomic segment of Maricaulis maris:
CGGCTCATGGCGGCGCTTCGCTTCGTGCAGGACAATGTCCGATACCTGGCGCTGACCTATGGTGAGGGATCCTATGTTCCGGCCTCGCCTGCCAGTACGCTGGAAACCCGCTATGGCGACTGCAAGGCGAAGACCGCACTCTTGCTGGAACTGGCCCGGGCGCTCGAGTTTGAAGCCGTCCCGGCCCTCGTCAATCTCGGAGCCGGCCGCGGCATTGATCACCGAGAGCCCTCACCGGGTGCTTTCAACCACGTCATCGTTCGCCTGAACCATGATGGCGAGACCTATTGGCTCGACCCGACCCGCTCCTATCAGGGCGGAACGCTGGATGTTGTCTACCAGGCCGATTATGGCTTCGCGCTCCCGCTGAATGGCGGCGATGAGGGCCTTGTCAGCATGGCGCCGGTTGCCGCGCCGTCCGCCAGTACGGTCAATATTCACGAGACGCTCGACATTTCAGGGGGCCGCGACGCGCCGGCCATTCTGTTGGTCGAGACCGTGCTGACCGGCAATGACGCCGACCAGAGCCGGGCTCGGATCGCCCGTGACGGCCTGTCCGGTCTACAGCGGGACTATCTGGACTTCTACAACCAGACCTTTGGTGCCGCCGATTTCGCGGAACCGATCCGGGTAGAGGATGATCTGGACGCCAACCGCCTGGTCATCCGTGAGCGGGTCGAGCTTTTGGACCCGTATGAGGACAGCGACACCTCTGAACTCTACACGATCCGCTATCGCGCCCATGGCATCGGCAACCTGATCGAAAACAATGCCGAACGGCGGCGCGAGACCCCGCTCAATATCTTCCATCCCACGCACACCCGCCATGTCGTGGACCTGGTCCTGACCAATGGCGGAACCGGCTGGACGCTGGCCGACGAACAGACCGAAATCGAAAATGCCGCTTTCCGCTTCAACTATGCCAGCACCCATATGGGTCCGGCCTACCGGATGGAATTCGAGATCGAGAGCCTTGCCCACGATGTCCCGCCCGAAGACGCCCTTGAGGTCTTGCAGGACCACCGGAGCATGATCAGCAATACCTATTACGGCTTCGATCTGAGCGATCCGGTGGAGTAGGCGCCTCTTGTGGCGCGAACAAATATGGAACAGACTGGCCTCATGATTCTTGAGACGGTCGCCTCCAACGCCAATCCGGACATCGATGACGCCCGGGCGCTGATGCGCGGAGCGGCACGCCTGCTC
This window contains:
- a CDS encoding DUF3857 domain-containing transglutaminase family protein, encoding MLRSILFGCVLVLTGPLVAWSQAAPPTIAAPIPAAATFGSPPAFVEEVEPQDPERAVFESFGGVRYLLVDDQHDARGEDPALYIRRVREAANTSGIETLASFEVSFDPSYERVVFHHVRLTRDGETLDRRDRTQIEFARHESNRDRQMLNGEVTALARIDDVRVGDIVDFAYTVYGLNPTYGGRDFRRFSLNWGIPVERRSIRSIWPRGEARYHDVAPGEAEIEHIRRRDYEEFRLEPTPRDAINAERGTPNRVSQYPVLRISSFADWSDVAAWGTPLFTLDPAEPVQSLAAEIAAAHDTPEARLMAALRFVQDNVRYLALTYGEGSYVPASPASTLETRYGDCKAKTALLLELARALEFEAVPALVNLGAGRGIDHREPSPGAFNHVIVRLNHDGETYWLDPTRSYQGGTLDVVYQADYGFALPLNGGDEGLVSMAPVAAPSASTVNIHETLDISGGRDAPAILLVETVLTGNDADQSRARIARDGLSGLQRDYLDFYNQTFGAADFAEPIRVEDDLDANRLVIRERVELLDPYEDSDTSELYTIRYRAHGIGNLIENNAERRRETPLNIFHPTHTRHVVDLVLTNGGTGWTLADEQTEIENAAFRFNYASTHMGPAYRMEFEIESLAHDVPPEDALEVLQDHRSMISNTYYGFDLSDPVE